The following DNA comes from Crateriforma spongiae.
CTTCGCTAATTTGCTGATGGTAGATGTCAAAGACCACGCGCACGTTAGGGCTGTTGACCTTGTCGACGATTTGAAACGCTTCGTCGCTGTGGATCAGGTAGTACCCCGCATGATCGACCAATTCATTCAGCGGTTCGATGACCAACGTGATATCGGTCCCCGCCAAAAGCGCCGCCGCCGCGGTCAAACCGTCAACCAAAGCATCGTGCTGTTCGGCTCGAGGAACGCCTTTGCGAAAGTCGCCGACTTGGGAAATCAGCGTGTGACAATCTAGATCTTTCACGGCGGCGATCGATTCTTCTAAACCATTCAGATAGTCCGAGCGCACGGCGGGATCCACCACGCTGACGAACTTAGTACAACACGCCGAAATCGCCATGTTGTGATCGTCGCGGGCACGTTTGATCTCCGCCAAGTCCTTGTCCCACCACCCCCAAAACTCGAACGCGTCGATGCCGGTGTCATGAACTCGCTTGACGGCATCGGTCACCGATAGGTCGCCGAACACCGCGTCGATACATACGGATGGTTTCAACTTTCCTGTCATGCCGGTGGAAC
Coding sequences within:
- a CDS encoding TIM barrel protein; the encoded protein is MTGKLKPSVCIDAVFGDLSVTDAVKRVHDTGIDAFEFWGWWDKDLAEIKRARDDHNMAISACCTKFVSVVDPAVRSDYLNGLEESIAAVKDLDCHTLISQVGDFRKGVPRAEQHDALVDGLTAAAALLAGTDITLVIEPLNELVDHAGYYLIHSDEAFQIVDKVNSPNVRVVFDIYHQQISEGHLIERITSGIDRIGHFHAAGNPGRHELDRGEIHYPSVFAAIAETNYQGYVGLEYWPVEPAEVGLNRIKTWFE